GCACGGGGCTGGCCAACGTCCTGGCCGCGCTCGAGCTCGGGGTGAGCGACTTCGACGCGTCGGTGGGCGGGCTCGGCGGCTGCCCCTACGCGCCCGGTGCCACCGGCAACATCGCCACCGAGGAGCTGGTGCACATGGTCGAGGACATGGGCGTCGCCACGGGTGTCGATCTCGACGCGATGATCGAGGTGGCGGCCGAGGCCGAGCGGCTCGTCGGGCGCACCCTGCCGTCCCAGGTGCTGCGCGCCGGCCCGCGGACCCGCACGGTCCAGTAGTCCGAAAGGAGCAGATTCCGCTGAGCGGCTGCCGCGAGCACCTGACCTGCGGCATGGTCGGAGTCCCCCGTGGTCCGGCAGGAGGCTCGGTGCACATGGTTCCGGCGTCCGACGCCGCGCCCGGGGACGGCCGCTCCGGCGCGGGTGACGACGCGGCGCGGCTGCGCTCCCTGCTCGAGATCGCCCGGGTCATCGGCTCGACCCGGCGCTTCGACGACCTGGTCGAGCGCTCCGCCGAGTCGACCCGCCGCGCGTTGGACGCCGCAGCGCTGTCCATCTCGCGGTGGGACCGGGAGTCCGGCCTGCTGCGGGTGCTCGTCAACGTCGGCCTGCTCGGGCCGGGCGAGCAGCGCATCCCCGAGGACGAGACCTACTCCCTCGCCGACCTGCCGGCGATGACCGCGCTGGTGGAGGAGCGGCTGTCCTTCGTCAGCGCCGTCGACGACGGCACTCCCGAGGCACGGCAGCTCGCCGTGCGGGACAAGGACTCCGCGCTCTCGGTGCCGGTCATCGTCGAGGGCCGGGTCTGGGGAGAGATCTGGGCCGCCCGGGCCCCCGGCCAGCCGCGCTACGAGAAGCCGGACCTGGCCTTCGCCGAGGCGCTGGCCACCCAGATCGCGGCCGGCGTCGTGCAGGCCGACCATGTCGCGCGGGTCGAGCGCCTCGCGTTCACCGACCCGCTCACCGGGCTGGCCAACCGCCGGGCGGTCGACGAGCGGCTCGACGACGCCCTGACCCGGCACCTGGCCGACGGCACCGTGGTCTCGATCGTCCTGGCCGACATCAACCGGCTCAAGCAGGTCAACGACACGTTCGGCCACGAGGCCGGCGACCGGCTGATCGTGGCCGTGGCCGAGGCGGTCAGCCGGGCCAGCGGCCTGGCCCAGAACGGTCTCGCCGCCCGGATCGGCGGCGACGAGTTCTGCATCGTCGTCGTCGGGGAGCCGCTGTCGGTGGCCAGCCACGTGGCCGACGAGCTGTGCCGGCTGGTCGAGGGGCAGCCGATGAGCACCGGCGTCTCCTGCGGTGTCGCGTCGACCGAGGTCCTGCCCAGCCCGGTCGACAGCCAGGTCCGGCTGTTCCGGCTGGCCGACGCGGCGCAGTACCGCGCCAAGCGCGCCGGCGCGCACCAGCCGGTCGTCGCCGGCCGGTCGGTGCCCGACGACCCGGACCACTCGCCGGCCGACCGCCGGGTGCGCCGCGGCCGGCTCAGCACCGACGTGCAGGCCGCGCTCGAGTCGGCGCTGGCGGTGCTGGACGGGATGCCCACGGCCGGCTCGCGCGAGCGCCTGGAGGCGGTCGCCGACCACGTGCGCGACCTGCTCGACGCGGCCGGCTGGTTCCTGTCGCACGCGGTCGACCGGTCCGACGACCTGGTCACGGTCAGCAGCTCGGTCCAGCGCGTGGCCGAGCCGCGCGACGGGGGTGGGCTGGCCCTGGTGGGTGAGGTGTTCGACCTGGGGACGTACCCGGTGACCCGCTCCGCGATCGAGCGCGCCGGGTCGTTCTTCGTCGAGGCCGGCATGCCGGGCAACGACCCCGCCGAGGAGGCGGCGCTCGTGACGGCCGGCTACCTCGCGGTGGTCGGCGCGGGTGCCCGCGACCCGAGCGGCGGCTGGCTGGTGGAGATCTACGCGGACACGATCAGCCTGCCCATGGGCACCTTCGAGCCGGTCCTGCGGGCGCTGGTGGCGGTCGCCGTCGCCGGCGCAGCCGACGCCCCGCGGGCCGACGCCCCGCAGGCGTAGCCCGACGCCCCGTTGGCGTAGCCCGACGGCACGCAGGGCGGCCCGCGGCTCCTGCGCTCCGGAGGCGCTTCGCGCATCTAG
The genomic region above belongs to Actinomycetes bacterium and contains:
- a CDS encoding sensor domain-containing diguanylate cyclase, which codes for MVPASDAAPGDGRSGAGDDAARLRSLLEIARVIGSTRRFDDLVERSAESTRRALDAAALSISRWDRESGLLRVLVNVGLLGPGEQRIPEDETYSLADLPAMTALVEERLSFVSAVDDGTPEARQLAVRDKDSALSVPVIVEGRVWGEIWAARAPGQPRYEKPDLAFAEALATQIAAGVVQADHVARVERLAFTDPLTGLANRRAVDERLDDALTRHLADGTVVSIVLADINRLKQVNDTFGHEAGDRLIVAVAEAVSRASGLAQNGLAARIGGDEFCIVVVGEPLSVASHVADELCRLVEGQPMSTGVSCGVASTEVLPSPVDSQVRLFRLADAAQYRAKRAGAHQPVVAGRSVPDDPDHSPADRRVRRGRLSTDVQAALESALAVLDGMPTAGSRERLEAVADHVRDLLDAAGWFLSHAVDRSDDLVTVSSSVQRVAEPRDGGGLALVGEVFDLGTYPVTRSAIERAGSFFVEAGMPGNDPAEEAALVTAGYLAVVGAGARDPSGGWLVEIYADTISLPMGTFEPVLRALVAVAVAGAADAPRADAPQA